TCTTACTTTATACCCCGTGCGTGGCGGTATTGGGGGCCATTAAGCGTGAATCGGGCACTGTGTGGATGTGGGTCGTCATCGGCTGGACAACCTCCATTGCCTATATTCTGGCGACACTGGTTTATCAAATCGGGCAACTTGGCACAAACGGGGCGTCGGCAATGATGTGGATAGTCCTGATGCTGGCGGCCTTGTTTGCCTGGTGGCTGATACTCGGACGCCTGAGCAAACATCTTCATGCTGTTCCGACTTATAAGATTGAATTAAGCTAAGGTTGAAACAAAACGGGAGCCACTGGCTCCCGTTGCTTACTCTGCTTGTTCTGGTTTGACTTTCACCAACCCTAAACGTATGGCCGCAAAGTAAAGGCCTTCTGCAGCCAGGACAGTCGGTAAAACCACCTTGACCCAGTAACCTTCTGACCCGTAAAAGTACCACAAAATGGCACTGATCACTGCCAGCAGGATACCCGCAACAAGCCCCGCACTCACCAGACTCAGTGCAATCGGTGCTTTGCAGCTACCGCATTTTAACTTGAATGGATTCGGGGTATTCAATACCGACATAAAAGAAATATCCCTGTCACATTTACCACATTTACTCATACTATTACTCTGTATATTAGGTTTTACTGTTCAAAATACTGTTTTGCGTCACTGGCGTACAACACCCACATCGCTAACGCGGGATAGATAAACAAATCCGCCAGCGCCCACAGGGGCATCTCGTCCTCAGCTGCAAGCAGCAAGTCGGCGCCCTGCACAAAGACACAAATCCACACGGTATAAAAAAAGAACTTTCGTCCGCTGGGCTTTTTCTTTGCTATGTGCCACATCGCCACAAACTGGATAAAAACCATGGCTAACCAGAACAGCATCAGGATCATGGCTTCCGACGCCTGCTCAGATATCAGGTACCCCAATACAGAAGTGGCTAGCGGCCAAAGGCCATAGCCGACAAAACACACCAACACGGTGATCAACACCACAAAAGGGATCATAAATACCTTCTTTTTATCGACTCAGGAGCGAGCCGGATTACGCGACATAGTTGCCAAGCAGGTAGCTATGCTCGGCCAGCCCATTAAAATGGTCGCGTAGTGTACAATATTGCGAAAAAAGAAAGAACCACTGGTTTACACTCTTATACATTTTGCACAGTGCCCCCCTCTGACTTTCCTCTTCCATTTACTTTTCACCAAAGCATGTTAGCCTAGTCCCGCTTTTGCGCCCTAATAATGAAACTAATCCGCATTGGCTGTTTCCATGCAAGGAAAACCCTAACTAAACAAGGATCATAAATGAACATGAAACCCCTTCTGCTCAGTGCCATGCTGGTAATGAGCAACACCGGCTATGCTGCTGATCTCAGTGAAACCTACCCGGTGACCAGTACCACTTACCTGTCTGATGGCACCCCTGTTAGCATGCCCTTTCACGTTAAAGGTGAAGCCACCAGTGCCGTCGTCGGCTTAATTGATGCTAATGTTGCACAGTTCTTTTTATGGAACTGGCAATGGGAGCCTGTCAGGCTGCATTGTGAAGGATCTGCTTCAAAAGGCATTGGTGCACTGTATACACAAAAAATCACCACCAGCCCTGCAGGTGCGTATAACGAGACGATATCAAGCTTTTATGTTAAACGCCGTGGCAGCACTGACCCGGATTTACCCTGCCCGGGAGATATGACCCTTGCCAGTGCACAGCTGGATTTCACTGGTAAAGTGCTCGCAGCGCTGGCAGCAGCAAACGCGGAGCAACAAGCGGCCGGCAAACCACATAACTATGCCCTTTACAATCAACACCTGATGCTCGACAACCCCATTGCAATCAAAGCGGGTCGTGAAATCTGGGGTTACCCCAAGCAAGCAGCTGATGTGTCGATTAATATTACGCCTGACCAGCATGAGTTAACTCTGGCCAACCACTATACCGGAAAAGCTATGCTGGATGTCTCCTACACGCGCCAGATCGGGGTCAACCTGCCACTCCACTCTGTCGGCGACAATGTACTCCCAGACTATCTGCTACCTGATTTCAGTAAAGTGCCTCAATTAAGCGGCGTGTTATCGAGCGACAGTGGCTGGATGATGCCATTTGTGGGTGAGTTTACAATTCATTCGCGTGCCAGTCTGACGACTTTTTTCCTCGCTGAAAGTGACTTTACCCCTATTGCTGTCCTTGAGTTTCCTGACGTCACAGGCGTAGCCATGCCCTTGTACGGCCGGGAATAACCTCTGAGCCCCGTCAGAGCACATAATCAATTACAGGTTATATGCACTGGCGTGGTAAGGGCTGTGTGAATGAAATGCTGAACATGTATATCTTTATCATCACAGCCCTGAGTACAAGATTGCCCACCTACTCAACCTATATGCGCCCGGGCCATGGTGAGAACGTATCGTTCAATAGCCAAACAATTCGCCATAACCCGTTGCGACAAACCCACCCCGACTGCGTATTCTGCCCTCCCAGTAAGGGACGCTTAAAGTGTTGAAAGAATCTGCCTGCAGGACATCAATGATCACCGCCTCTTTCCCGGGCACCTGTAATTGCCAGCTTATCGGATGCGTTACATTGCGGGTTTGTGCCCTGTTAATCACCGTTAAAGTGACCTCTTCATGCGGGTAGGCCGTAACCTTGCCAGATGGCGCTATCTCTGAGGCACTGCAGTAGGCATAGGCTTGTGTTTCATCTCGGGTACAAAATGCCATCAGTGCACCTTGCCCAGGATCCTCACCTTGTAAACTAAACCAGTCCCAGCCACCGTGTTGACTATCAATCAGACCTGATGACCATTCCCTGTCTAACCAGGCCTGACCTGAAACGGCATGTGATCTGCCAGCATAGGTCAGCGTGCCTGTCACTTGTAAAAAGGGGTAACTGTAGTAGAAGGAGGCATGGCCTTGCTGGGTTTTCTGACTGTACCCCTGCTTGCCATGCAAGACCAGTGGGCTGTTTGCCAGCGTAATGTCCAGGCCAAAATCGGCCTCCTTACTTTGCAATCGTAAAGGTAGAAACGACGCCTCTTGACTGGCCAGCTGCCAATCACCCAAACGGGCGATAAAAGGACTGGCCTGTACCTCAACCTGCCCGGCTCTGCCATAGCGCTCAAACGCATGATGTGTCCGACCGTTTTGTAAAGCAAAATGGGCAAAGTAAAGCTGTCCATCCCACCAGGGAGAAGACTGAACGGCCGAAAACCCCGGATCGCGGATCCGAAACAGCGTCCATTGCATCCCAAACTGAGCGCCGTCTTGTGCGGTCAGGTTGCCAGTCACATACCACCACTCCACTCCTTGTTCTGGATGGGCACCATGGTCGCGTGGAAATATCAATCTCTGATTGGCATCCACGGGTGTGCCCAGCGTCTGACCGAGCACCGCCATCGCCGCATTGTTATTGTCTGTTTCAGGCGTAGCAGGCTGACACCCTGTTACCATCAGCAGGATTAAAATACAATGCAATCTGATGCTGTGCATATTGAGCTCCTTATAACTGTGCGACATTATCAGCCACATTGCGCCTGATCAGTTTTAATAAAGGAATGGCACTGACCACCAAAGCCAACAACAGTACCACAGCGCAGAACCCCCAGATATCGCTCCAGCTAAGTACCATTGCCATGCTCCAGCCAAAAGCGATGGGCATCACATAGGTTAACAATACCCAGCCCAACAGGATCCCCAGCGGCACTGCCAGTAACAAGATCAGACCGAGAATAAGTCCGGCCTGAGAGAGTTTCAGCACCAATAATTGGCCCTGAGTCACCCCTAAAGTTTGTAATACGGCCATCGGCTGCAACTGCTGTCGTCCGAGCGTTAAAAAGCTCACCCAAACGCCAAATAGCGCAATCAACATAATGCAGATATTCAGTGCATGGGTTACCAGAAAAGTTTGACTAAATAGTTGCTTTGCAAAGCGCTTAAACACCTGATTATGGATCAACTGATGTCCGGCCAGTGACCAGCGCTGGCTAATGACATCAGCCAGTTGTTCTGAGTCAACTCCCTCGTGAAGCGTCAACATAAAACCGACTGCTTCGTACAAAAATGCCTGCTGTGTGATGACTGAGTTACTGACTACCAGACTAACGCCAGACTCGCCGTAATCATAAAATACCCCCGTGATTTGACAGTGAAAAGCGTGTTGTCCCTGCTGCACTTCAAGCTTGCTGCCAACGATAAGACCATAACGACGCATACCCG
This genomic stretch from Pseudoalteromonas rubra harbors:
- a CDS encoding acetoacetate decarboxylase family protein; the protein is MNMKPLLLSAMLVMSNTGYAADLSETYPVTSTTYLSDGTPVSMPFHVKGEATSAVVGLIDANVAQFFLWNWQWEPVRLHCEGSASKGIGALYTQKITTSPAGAYNETISSFYVKRRGSTDPDLPCPGDMTLASAQLDFTGKVLAALAAANAEQQAAGKPHNYALYNQHLMLDNPIAIKAGREIWGYPKQAADVSINITPDQHELTLANHYTGKAMLDVSYTRQIGVNLPLHSVGDNVLPDYLLPDFSKVPQLSGVLSSDSGWMMPFVGEFTIHSRASLTTFFLAESDFTPIAVLEFPDVTGVAMPLYGRE
- a CDS encoding lipocalin-like domain-containing protein, with amino-acid sequence MHSIRLHCILILLMVTGCQPATPETDNNNAAMAVLGQTLGTPVDANQRLIFPRDHGAHPEQGVEWWYVTGNLTAQDGAQFGMQWTLFRIRDPGFSAVQSSPWWDGQLYFAHFALQNGRTHHAFERYGRAGQVEVQASPFIARLGDWQLASQEASFLPLRLQSKEADFGLDITLANSPLVLHGKQGYSQKTQQGHASFYYSYPFLQVTGTLTYAGRSHAVSGQAWLDREWSSGLIDSQHGGWDWFSLQGEDPGQGALMAFCTRDETQAYAYCSASEIAPSGKVTAYPHEEVTLTVINRAQTRNVTHPISWQLQVPGKEAVIIDVLQADSFNTLSVPYWEGRIRSRGGFVATGYGELFGY